From the genome of Triticum aestivum cultivar Chinese Spring chromosome 3B, IWGSC CS RefSeq v2.1, whole genome shotgun sequence, one region includes:
- the LOC123066681 gene encoding uncharacterized protein produces MGRKVCISPAILALVLLAGPGAKATAFAGGAASMDVAVAVRQVMPTSSIKLEDGVAPEVAVDMDVHRRVLVDIGKSVYDRSKQRCLKTPCIAGGPYSGGLRGCNPRYGCAPK; encoded by the coding sequence ATGGGCAGAAAGGTGTGCATCTCTCCTGCAATCCTCGCGCTTGTACTGCTCGCTGGCCCGGGCGCGAAGGCAACGGCCTTTGCCGGCGGCGCCGCCAGCATGGACGTGGCGGTGGCGGTGCGGCAGGTGATGCCAACGTCGTCAATCAAGCTGGAGGACGGCGTGGCGCCTGAGGTTGCAGTGGACATGGATGTGCACCGCCGCGTCCTCGTCGACATCGGCAAGAGCGTCTACGACAGGAGCAAGCAGCGCTGCCTTAAAACTCCGTGCATCGCCGGAGGGCCGTACAGCGGCGGCCTCCGGGGATGCAACCCACGTTACGGGTGCGCCCCTAAGTAA